The Salmonella enterica subsp. houtenae serovar Houten genome has a segment encoding these proteins:
- the qseE gene encoding sensor kinase protein: protein MLAFLLILLPLLVLAWQAWQSLNALSDQAAVTNRSTLIDARRSEAMINVALEMERSYRQYCVLDDPTLAKVYQSQRRRYSDMLDAHAGVLPDDKLYQALRQDLNALAQLQCKDSGPEAAAAARLEAFANANTEMVQATRTVVYSRGQQLQQEIAERGQFFGWQALVLFLVSLAMVLLFTRMIIGPVKGIERMINRLGEGRSLGNTVTFTGPRELRSVGQRIIWLSERLAWLESQRHQFLRHLSHELKTPLASMREGTELLADQVAGPLTPEQKEVVDILDGSSRNLQKLIEQLLDYNRKLVDSATELEAVDIAPLVDMVVSAHSLPARAKMMHTDVDLEAERCMAEPMLLMSVLDNLYSNAVHYGAESGNICIRSRSQGSTVYIDVVNSGEPIPQTEREMIFEPFFQGSHQRKGAVKGSGLGLSIARDCIRRMQGEIRLVDDNAQEVCFRISLPLPASDKH from the coding sequence ATGCTGGCCTTTTTGCTGATCCTGCTGCCGTTGCTGGTTTTGGCCTGGCAGGCGTGGCAAAGTCTTAACGCGTTAAGCGATCAGGCTGCGGTGACTAACCGCAGCACGCTTATTGACGCCCGGCGCAGCGAGGCGATGATCAACGTCGCGCTGGAGATGGAGCGAAGCTACCGACAGTATTGCGTGCTTGACGATCCGACGCTGGCAAAAGTGTATCAAAGCCAGCGTAGGCGCTATAGCGATATGCTGGACGCCCATGCCGGCGTCTTGCCGGATGATAAGTTGTATCAGGCGTTACGCCAGGATTTAAACGCGCTGGCGCAATTGCAGTGTAAAGATAGCGGCCCGGAAGCGGCGGCGGCCGCGCGTCTGGAGGCCTTTGCCAACGCCAATACGGAAATGGTGCAGGCGACGCGTACTGTCGTTTACTCGCGCGGGCAGCAGTTACAACAAGAAATCGCCGAGCGCGGACAATTTTTCGGCTGGCAGGCGCTGGTGCTATTTCTGGTGAGTCTGGCGATGGTGCTACTTTTCACCCGCATGATTATCGGGCCGGTGAAAGGAATTGAACGGATGATTAATCGCCTGGGCGAAGGCCGTTCGTTGGGGAATACCGTCACCTTTACCGGTCCGCGTGAGTTACGATCGGTGGGGCAGCGCATTATCTGGCTGAGTGAGCGCCTGGCGTGGCTGGAATCCCAGCGGCATCAGTTTCTACGTCACCTGTCTCATGAGCTGAAAACCCCGCTGGCCAGTATGCGCGAGGGGACAGAGCTGCTGGCCGATCAGGTGGCTGGACCATTGACGCCGGAGCAAAAAGAGGTAGTCGATATTCTGGATGGCAGCAGTCGTAATTTACAAAAATTGATCGAGCAATTGCTTGATTACAACCGGAAACTGGTGGACAGTGCCACAGAGCTGGAAGCGGTTGATATCGCGCCGCTTGTGGATATGGTGGTTTCCGCCCACAGTTTACCTGCCCGCGCTAAAATGATGCATACCGATGTCGACCTGGAGGCCGAACGCTGCATGGCAGAGCCAATGTTGCTGATGAGCGTGCTGGATAATCTCTATTCCAACGCGGTGCACTATGGCGCTGAATCCGGTAACATTTGTATCCGTAGTCGCTCTCAGGGTTCCACGGTTTATATCGATGTGGTTAATAGCGGCGAGCCGATTCCGCAAACGGAAAGAGAAATGATTTTTGAGCCTTTTTTCCAGGGAAGCCATCAGCGAAAAGGGGCGGTAAAAGGCAGTGGGTTAGGGCTGAGTATCGCCAGAGACTGTATTCGTCGAATGCAGGGAGAGATCCGGCTGGTGGATGACAATGCGCAAGAAGTCTGTTTTCGTATCTCGCTGCCGCTGCCTGCATCTGACAAACACTAA
- the SBOV26351 gene encoding putative membrane protein — protein MRKKSVFVSRCRCLHLTNTNMNLSLVSMSHVLVQTLKRCLLRWGIPVGISCLALTACVPHAAQQLPGSAAQDKLPHYQLADYLPTACADIWSLRGQAVETNPLYWLRAIDCADRLMPVQSRAEARALTDDSWQNAFRRGILLADAKITPLERRAMVSRLEALSAQIPAQVRPVYQIWHDGQALQLALSAERQRYSKLQQTSDSELDALRQQQQDLQTQLDLTTRKLESLTDIERQLSTRKPAGNYNADTPHTNDKPATSEDSAAPSPSQDEVTP, from the coding sequence ATGCGCAAGAAGTCTGTTTTCGTATCTCGCTGCCGCTGCCTGCATCTGACAAACACTAATATGAATTTAAGCCTGGTGAGTATGTCACACGTTTTAGTCCAAACTCTTAAACGATGCCTTTTGCGGTGGGGAATACCGGTGGGCATATCGTGTCTGGCGCTGACCGCATGTGTTCCCCATGCTGCACAGCAACTGCCCGGCAGCGCAGCGCAGGACAAGCTCCCCCATTATCAACTGGCGGATTATCTCCCGACGGCGTGCGCGGATATCTGGTCGCTACGCGGGCAGGCGGTGGAGACGAATCCGCTATACTGGCTACGCGCGATTGACTGTGCCGATCGTCTGATGCCGGTTCAGTCGCGCGCAGAGGCGCGCGCGTTGACGGATGATAGCTGGCAGAATGCTTTCAGGCGCGGGATCTTACTGGCGGATGCAAAAATTACGCCGCTGGAGCGTCGCGCCATGGTGTCCCGTCTGGAGGCGTTAAGCGCGCAAATACCGGCTCAGGTACGGCCCGTTTACCAAATCTGGCATGACGGTCAGGCGCTGCAATTAGCCCTTTCTGCCGAACGTCAGCGCTATAGCAAACTCCAGCAAACGTCAGATAGTGAGCTGGATGCGCTGCGCCAGCAGCAACAGGACTTGCAAACGCAGCTCGATCTTACCACCCGTAAGCTGGAGAGTTTAACCGATATCGAGCGCCAGCTTTCGACACGAAAACCGGCAGGGAATTACAACGCCGATACGCCGCATACGAATGACAAGCCCGCGACGTCTGAAGATAGCGCGGCGCCGTCGCCGTCACAGGATGAGGTAACGCCATGA
- the yfhA gene encoding transcriptional regulator, with product MISRKPAHLLLVDDDPGLLKLLGMRLTSEGYSVVTAESGQEGLRVLHREKVDLVISDLRMDEMDGMQLFTEIQKVQPGMPVIILTAHGSIPDAVAATQKGVFSFLTKPIDRDALYKAIDEALEQSAPATDDSWRKSIVTRSPLMLRLLEQARMVAQSDVSVLINGQSGTGKEIFAQAIHNASPRSNKPFVAINCGALPEQLLESELFGHARGAFTGAVSNREGLFQAAEGGTLFLDEIGDMPAPLQVKLLRVLQERKVRPLGSNRDIDIDVRIISATHRDLPKAMARGEFREDLYYRLNVVSLKIPALAERTEDIPLLANHLLRQSAQRHKPFVRAFSTDAMKRLMTASWPGNVRQLVNVIEQCVALTSSPVISDALVEQALEGENTALPTFAEARNQFELNYLRKLLQITKGNVTHAARMAGRNRTEFYKLLSRHELDANDFKE from the coding sequence ATGATAAGCCGTAAACCGGCGCACCTGCTGCTGGTCGATGACGATCCCGGATTATTGAAATTACTCGGTATGCGCCTGACCAGCGAAGGATATAGCGTAGTTACCGCCGAGAGCGGCCAGGAAGGACTACGGGTACTGCATCGGGAAAAAGTAGATCTGGTAATAAGCGACCTGCGCATGGATGAAATGGATGGTATGCAACTGTTCACCGAAATTCAGAAAGTACAGCCGGGAATGCCGGTTATCATTCTGACGGCGCATGGTTCCATTCCGGATGCGGTGGCTGCTACCCAGAAGGGCGTATTCAGCTTTTTGACGAAGCCGATCGACAGAGACGCGTTATATAAAGCGATAGATGAAGCGCTGGAGCAGTCGGCTCCCGCGACGGACGATAGCTGGCGCAAATCTATCGTTACCCGTAGCCCGCTGATGCTGCGCCTTCTTGAACAGGCGCGCATGGTTGCGCAGTCGGATGTCAGCGTATTGATTAACGGACAAAGCGGCACCGGGAAAGAGATTTTCGCGCAGGCGATTCATAACGCCAGCCCGCGCAGTAACAAGCCCTTTGTCGCCATCAACTGCGGCGCGTTGCCAGAACAGTTGCTGGAGTCCGAATTATTCGGCCATGCGCGCGGCGCTTTTACCGGCGCAGTGAGCAATCGTGAAGGGTTGTTCCAGGCGGCGGAAGGCGGCACGCTGTTTCTGGATGAAATTGGCGATATGCCCGCGCCGTTACAGGTGAAGCTGCTGCGGGTGTTACAGGAGCGCAAAGTCAGGCCGCTGGGCAGCAATCGTGACATTGATATCGACGTGCGAATTATTTCCGCGACGCACCGCGATCTGCCGAAGGCGATGGCGCGGGGCGAATTTCGTGAAGATTTGTACTACAGGCTGAATGTGGTGAGCCTGAAAATTCCGGCGCTGGCGGAGCGTACCGAGGATATTCCGCTGCTGGCTAATCATCTGCTCAGACAGTCGGCACAGCGGCATAAACCGTTTGTCCGCGCTTTTTCTACCGACGCAATGAAGCGGCTGATGACGGCAAGCTGGCCGGGCAACGTACGCCAACTGGTCAACGTCATTGAACAATGCGTGGCGTTGACCTCTTCGCCGGTAATCAGCGATGCGTTGGTCGAGCAGGCGCTGGAAGGCGAAAACACCGCGCTGCCAACCTTTGCCGAAGCGCGAAATCAATTTGAACTGAACTATCTGCGCAAATTACTGCAAATTACCAAAGGTAACGTGACGCACGCGGCAAGGATGGCGGGGCGCAATCGCACGGAATTCTATAAGCTACTCTCCCGTCACGAACTGGATGCGAATGATTTCAAAGAGTAG
- the glnB gene encoding nitrogen regulatory protein p-II: MKKIDAIIKPFKLDDVREALAEVGITGMTVTEVKGFGRQKGHTELYRGAEYMVDFLPKVKIEIVVPDDIVETCVDTIIRTAQTGKIGDGKIFVFDVARVIRIRTGEEDDAAI, from the coding sequence ATGAAAAAGATTGATGCGATTATTAAACCCTTCAAGCTGGACGATGTCCGTGAAGCGCTGGCCGAGGTAGGTATTACCGGGATGACGGTAACTGAAGTCAAAGGCTTTGGCCGTCAAAAAGGCCACACCGAGCTGTATCGCGGCGCGGAATATATGGTAGATTTTCTGCCGAAGGTAAAAATTGAAATCGTTGTGCCTGACGACATCGTGGAGACCTGTGTTGACACCATCATTCGTACCGCGCAGACGGGGAAAATCGGCGACGGTAAGATTTTTGTCTTTGACGTCGCCCGCGTTATTCGTATCCGAACTGGCGAAGAAGACGACGCGGCTATCTGA
- the yjdL gene encoding transmembrane transport protein has protein sequence MKTPSQPRAIFYIVAIQIWEYFSFYGMRALLILYLTHQLGFNDSHAINLFSAYASLVYVTPILGGWLADRLLGNRVAVITGALLMTLGHVVLGLESDSTLSLYAALAIIICGYGLFKSNISCLLGELYASDDSRRDGGFSLLYAAGNIGSIAAPIACGLAAQWYGWHVGFALAGVGMFIGLLIFLSGHRHFQQTRGVNRPALRAVKFALPTWGWLVLMLCIAPVFFTLLLENNWSGYVLAIVCVFAAQLIARIMVKFPEHRRALWQIVLLMITGTLFWVLAQQGGSSISLFIDRFVNRHWLHMTVPTALFQSVNAIAVMAAGVMLAWLSSPKESARSVLRVWLKFAVGLVLMGGGFMLLALNAHQARLDGQASMGMMIAGLALMGFAELFIDPVAMAQITRLNLPGVTGVLTGIYMLATGAVANWLAGVVAQQTTESQISDTAVAAYGHFFSQMGEWTLSCVALIVAIVGLRWLCTRTTPALPQGD, from the coding sequence ATGAAAACACCCTCACAACCGCGCGCGATTTTTTACATCGTGGCGATTCAAATTTGGGAATACTTCAGCTTTTACGGCATGCGTGCCTTACTCATCCTTTATCTTACCCACCAGCTTGGTTTTAATGACAGCCACGCGATCAACCTCTTCAGCGCCTACGCCTCTTTAGTTTACGTTACCCCTATTCTTGGCGGCTGGCTTGCCGACCGCCTGCTTGGCAACCGCGTGGCGGTTATCACCGGCGCCTTATTGATGACGCTGGGTCATGTAGTATTAGGCTTAGAATCTGATTCAACGCTGAGTTTATATGCGGCGCTGGCCATTATTATTTGCGGCTACGGCTTGTTTAAATCCAATATTAGCTGTTTGTTGGGCGAACTATACGCGTCTGATGATAGCCGCCGCGACGGGGGATTCTCGCTGCTCTACGCCGCCGGGAATATTGGATCGATAGCCGCGCCGATCGCCTGTGGTCTGGCGGCGCAGTGGTATGGCTGGCATGTCGGCTTTGCGCTGGCGGGCGTGGGAATGTTCATCGGCCTGCTCATCTTTTTAAGCGGTCATCGCCACTTTCAGCAGACGCGCGGTGTTAATCGCCCCGCGCTGCGGGCGGTTAAATTCGCCCTTCCAACCTGGGGCTGGCTGGTATTAATGCTGTGTATCGCGCCGGTATTCTTCACCCTCCTGCTGGAAAATAACTGGTCTGGCTATGTGCTGGCCATTGTCTGCGTCTTCGCGGCACAACTCATCGCCCGTATTATGGTTAAATTTCCCGAACACCGTCGCGCCTTGTGGCAAATCGTTCTGTTAATGATTACCGGTACTCTCTTCTGGGTTTTGGCGCAGCAGGGCGGAAGTTCGATCAGTTTATTCATCGACCGTTTTGTCAACCGCCACTGGCTGCACATGACCGTTCCCACCGCGTTGTTCCAGTCGGTCAATGCGATTGCGGTGATGGCGGCGGGCGTGATGCTGGCGTGGCTGAGCAGCCCGAAAGAGAGTGCCCGTTCGGTGCTGCGCGTCTGGCTTAAATTTGCCGTAGGGCTGGTATTAATGGGCGGCGGTTTTATGTTGCTGGCGCTAAACGCGCATCAGGCCCGGTTAGACGGGCAGGCATCGATGGGAATGATGATCGCAGGGCTGGCGCTGATGGGCTTTGCGGAGCTGTTTATTGATCCGGTAGCGATGGCGCAAATTACCCGTCTCAACCTGCCTGGCGTCACGGGCGTACTGACCGGTATTTATATGCTGGCTACCGGCGCAGTCGCTAACTGGCTGGCTGGCGTCGTCGCGCAACAAACCACGGAATCGCAAATTAGTGATACGGCGGTAGCCGCCTACGGACACTTTTTCTCGCAAATGGGCGAGTGGACGCTAAGTTGCGTGGCGCTGATCGTCGCCATTGTCGGCCTGAGATGGCTTTGCACTCGGACCACGCCGGCGCTACCGCAGGGCGATTAA
- the cadA gene encoding lysine decarboxylase, with protein sequence MNVIAIMNHMGVYFKEEPIRELHRALEGLNFRIVYPNDREDLLKLIENNARLCGVIFDWDKYNLELCEEISKLNEYMPLYAFANSYSTLDVSLNDLRMQVRFFEYALGAAADIAAKIRQNTDEYIDNILPPLTKALFKYVREGKYTFCTPGHMGGTAFQKSPVGSIFYDFFGPNTMKSDISISVSELGSLLDHSGPHKEAEEYIARVFNAERSYMVTNGTSTANKIVGMYSAPADSTVLIDRNCHKSLTHLMMMSDITPIYFRPTRNAYGILGGIPQSEFQHATIAKRVKETPNATWPVHAVITNSTYDGLLYNTDYIKKTLDVKSIHFDSAWVPYTNFSPIYEGKCGMSGDRVEGKIIYETQSTHKLLAAFSQASMIHVKGDINEETFNEAYMMHTTTSPHYGIVASTETAAAMMKGNAGKRLINGSIERAIKFRKEIKRLKSESDGWFFDVWQPEHIDGAECWPLRSDSAWHGFKNIDNEHMYLDPIKVTILTPGMKKDGTMDEFGIPASLVAKYLDERGIIVEKTGPYNLLFLFSIGIDKTKALSLLRALTEFKRAFDLNLRVKNILPALYREAPEFYENMRIQELAQNIHKLVEHHNLPDLMYRAFEVLPTMVMTPYAAFQKELHGETEEVYLEEMVGRVNANMILPYPPGVPLVMPGEMITEESRPVLEFLQMLCEIGAHYPGFETDIHGAYRQANGRYTVKVLKENTK encoded by the coding sequence ATGAACGTTATTGCTATCATGAACCACATGGGCGTCTACTTTAAAGAAGAGCCTATTCGTGAACTGCATCGTGCACTGGAAGGTTTAAATTTCCGTATCGTCTATCCAAACGACCGAGAAGACCTGCTGAAGCTGATTGAAAATAATGCCCGCCTTTGCGGCGTCATTTTCGACTGGGATAAATATAACCTTGAGCTTTGCGAAGAGATTAGCAAGCTGAACGAGTATATGCCGCTGTACGCCTTCGCCAACAGCTACTCTACACTGGACGTCAGCCTCAACGATCTGAGAATGCAGGTTCGCTTCTTTGAATATGCTTTAGGCGCCGCAGCCGATATCGCAGCGAAAATTCGCCAGAATACTGACGAATACATCGACAATATTCTGCCGCCGCTGACAAAAGCGCTGTTCAAATATGTGCGTGAAGGGAAATATACCTTCTGTACGCCTGGCCACATGGGCGGGACCGCTTTCCAGAAAAGCCCGGTCGGCAGCATCTTTTATGATTTCTTCGGCCCGAACACGATGAAATCCGATATTTCGATTTCCGTTTCCGAACTGGGTTCGCTGCTGGACCACTCCGGCCCGCATAAAGAAGCGGAAGAGTATATCGCCCGCGTCTTTAACGCCGAACGTAGCTACATGGTGACGAACGGCACCTCTACGGCGAACAAAATCGTCGGTATGTACTCCGCGCCAGCAGACAGCACGGTACTGATTGACCGTAACTGCCATAAATCGCTGACCCATCTGATGATGATGAGCGACATTACGCCGATTTATTTCCGCCCAACCCGTAACGCCTACGGTATTCTCGGCGGTATTCCGCAAAGCGAGTTCCAGCACGCCACTATCGCTAAACGGGTAAAAGAGACGCCTAATGCGACCTGGCCGGTTCATGCTGTTATTACTAACTCAACCTATGACGGTCTGTTGTATAACACTGACTACATCAAGAAAACTCTGGATGTGAAGTCCATTCACTTTGACTCCGCCTGGGTGCCTTATACCAATTTCTCCCCTATTTATGAGGGTAAATGCGGTATGAGCGGCGACCGTGTAGAAGGCAAAATCATTTATGAAACCCAGTCCACGCATAAACTGCTGGCGGCGTTTTCACAGGCATCCATGATTCATGTTAAAGGCGACATTAACGAAGAAACCTTTAACGAAGCCTACATGATGCATACCACCACCTCTCCGCACTACGGTATCGTAGCGTCTACTGAAACCGCAGCGGCGATGATGAAGGGTAATGCGGGTAAACGTCTGATTAACGGTTCTATTGAACGTGCGATTAAATTCCGTAAAGAAATTAAGCGCCTGAAAAGCGAATCCGACGGCTGGTTCTTTGACGTATGGCAGCCGGAACATATCGATGGGGCTGAATGCTGGCCGCTGCGTTCAGATAGCGCATGGCATGGCTTCAAAAATATCGATAACGAACACATGTACCTCGACCCGATCAAAGTCACTATCCTGACTCCGGGGATGAAGAAAGACGGTACGATGGATGAATTCGGTATTCCGGCAAGTCTGGTCGCCAAATATCTTGATGAACGCGGCATCATCGTAGAAAAAACCGGCCCGTACAACCTGCTGTTCCTGTTCAGCATTGGTATCGACAAAACCAAAGCTCTGAGCCTGCTGCGCGCGCTCACTGAATTTAAACGCGCCTTTGACCTGAATCTGCGCGTCAAAAACATTCTGCCGGCACTGTACCGCGAAGCGCCTGAGTTTTATGAAAATATGCGAATTCAGGAACTGGCGCAGAATATTCATAAACTGGTCGAACACCATAATCTGCCGGACTTAATGTACCGCGCGTTTGAAGTGCTGCCGACAATGGTGATGACGCCGTATGCCGCGTTCCAGAAAGAGCTGCATGGCGAAACGGAAGAGGTGTATCTTGAAGAGATGGTTGGACGCGTCAACGCCAACATGATCCTTCCTTACCCTCCGGGAGTGCCGCTGGTGATGCCTGGTGAAATGATCACCGAAGAAAGCCGTCCAGTACTGGAATTCCTGCAAATGCTGTGCGAAATCGGCGCTCACTATCCGGGCTTCGAAACTGATATCCACGGCGCCTATCGTCAGGCTAACGGACGTTACACCGTTAAGGTGCTGAAAGAAAATACGAAATAA
- the cadB gene encoding lysine/cadaverine antiporter: MSSVKKIGLFACTGVVAGNMMGSGIALLPANLASIGGIAIWGWVISIIGAMSLAYVYARLATKNPQQGGPIAYAGEISPAFGFQTGVLYYHANWIGNLAIGITAVSYLSTFFPALNNPIPAGIACIAIVWLFTFINMLGGAWVSRLTTIGLFLVLIPVVLTAVAGWHWFDIATYHANWNTSTTTDSHAIVKSILLCLWAFVGVESAAVSTGMVKNPKRTVPLATMLGTALAGIIYIAATQVIAGMFPASVMASSGAPFAISTSTILGGWAAPLVSAFTAFACLTSLGSWMMLVGQAGVRAANDGNFPKIYGEMDKNGIPKKGLLLAAVKMTALMILITIMNSSGGKASDLFGELTGIAVLLTMLPYFYSCVDLIRFEGFNIRNSVSLICSVLGCAFCFIALMGASSFELSGTFIVSLIILMFYGRKMHQRQNNDSENNTAEAL; this comes from the coding sequence ATGAGTTCTGTCAAAAAGATCGGGCTATTTGCCTGTACTGGCGTCGTTGCCGGTAATATGATGGGGAGCGGGATTGCATTATTACCCGCCAACCTTGCCAGTATTGGTGGCATTGCCATCTGGGGCTGGGTAATTTCTATTATTGGGGCAATGTCGCTGGCTTATGTTTATGCGAGGCTGGCAACCAAAAACCCTCAACAGGGTGGTCCTATCGCTTATGCAGGGGAAATATCTCCGGCGTTTGGTTTCCAGACCGGCGTACTTTATTATCACGCAAACTGGATTGGTAACTTAGCCATCGGTATTACTGCTGTTTCTTATCTTTCTACGTTTTTCCCGGCATTAAATAATCCAATACCGGCAGGTATTGCCTGTATTGCTATCGTCTGGTTGTTCACCTTTATTAATATGCTGGGCGGGGCCTGGGTCAGCCGCTTGACAACGATTGGCCTGTTCCTGGTGTTGATCCCGGTCGTATTGACCGCAGTAGCCGGCTGGCATTGGTTCGATATCGCGACCTATCACGCGAACTGGAACACGTCTACGACGACCGACTCTCACGCCATTGTCAAAAGTATTCTGCTCTGCCTGTGGGCGTTCGTTGGCGTTGAGTCCGCCGCCGTCAGCACCGGCATGGTGAAAAATCCGAAACGCACCGTACCGCTGGCAACCATGCTGGGTACCGCGCTGGCAGGCATCATCTATATCGCCGCGACTCAGGTTATCGCCGGGATGTTCCCTGCTTCCGTTATGGCCTCTTCCGGCGCGCCGTTCGCTATCAGTACCTCAACTATTCTGGGTGGCTGGGCTGCGCCGCTGGTTTCCGCCTTTACCGCTTTTGCCTGCCTGACATCTCTGGGATCCTGGATGATGCTGGTCGGCCAGGCTGGGGTTCGCGCCGCCAACGACGGCAACTTCCCGAAAATTTACGGCGAAATGGATAAAAACGGTATTCCGAAAAAAGGTCTGCTGTTGGCTGCGGTGAAAATGACGGCGCTGATGATCCTGATCACCATCATGAACTCCAGCGGCGGTAAAGCGTCCGACCTGTTCGGTGAGCTGACCGGAATTGCCGTACTGCTTACCATGCTGCCGTACTTCTACTCCTGTGTTGACCTGATTCGCTTCGAAGGGTTCAACATCCGTAACTCGGTAAGCCTGATTTGTTCTGTACTGGGCTGTGCGTTTTGCTTCATCGCACTGATGGGCGCCAGCTCCTTCGAGCTCTCCGGCACCTTTATCGTCAGTCTGATCATCCTGATGTTCTACGGCCGTAAAATGCACCAGCGCCAGAACAACGACAGCGAAAACAACACGGCTGAAGCGCTTTAA
- the cadC gene encoding transcriptional regulator: MQQPVVRIGEWLVTPSVNQISRQGRQITLEPRLIDLLMYFAHHPDEVLSRDNIIDHVWMRTIVTNHVVTQSISELRKSLRDGGDSNAEYIVTVPKRGYKLTAPVIWCEENSDEIDNSSTSPPPIAATYAEPTEGVPAATPVPPASLQTPTKKAKKPRIAAFWTWVMFLLSLATLVVFIVMSVVDHNAAVTKTRLLLNPRDIDVRFEGGNSCNNWVSQESYAIGLGGLITDLLNTYSTFMVHDKTNYRVNEPSSSGKTLTIQFVNQRHYRAQQCFMSVVLIDNADGSTMLDKRYFVTNTNQLSIQDDLFNSLSFVLTQPWPGRMREQLALFRTPQNTALMRFYEARQLILSGDAQALSKASDILNDIVKETPDFKYAYEYKVLVDVLRQSQQPFDKEQVTALSEEFKKIDQIPGVEKTSVYYKIKTVDLLGKGDIDAAYEEINKSIELEMSWFNYVLLGKVYEMKGENRLAADAYLTAFNLRPGENTLYWIENGVFQTSVQKIVPYLNSFLAED, encoded by the coding sequence ATGCAGCAACCTGTTGTACGCATTGGAGAGTGGCTGGTTACACCTTCTGTTAATCAGATCAGTCGTCAGGGACGCCAGATTACCCTTGAACCAAGGCTGATCGATCTTCTGATGTATTTTGCGCATCACCCGGATGAAGTGTTAAGCCGGGATAACATTATTGATCATGTCTGGATGCGCACCATCGTGACCAACCATGTTGTCACCCAAAGCATTTCTGAACTACGCAAATCATTAAGAGATGGCGGAGACAGCAATGCAGAATACATCGTTACCGTACCTAAACGCGGCTATAAGCTGACGGCGCCGGTTATCTGGTGCGAAGAAAATAGCGATGAGATCGATAATTCATCAACGTCGCCGCCGCCGATCGCAGCGACGTATGCAGAACCGACGGAGGGGGTTCCTGCCGCTACGCCTGTGCCGCCCGCCTCTTTGCAAACGCCGACTAAAAAGGCGAAAAAGCCGCGTATCGCCGCTTTCTGGACGTGGGTGATGTTCCTGCTCTCGCTGGCGACGCTGGTGGTGTTTATCGTCATGTCGGTGGTAGATCATAATGCCGCGGTAACAAAAACACGGTTATTGCTTAACCCACGCGATATAGATGTTCGTTTTGAAGGCGGCAATTCCTGTAATAACTGGGTCTCGCAGGAGTCCTACGCCATCGGTCTGGGCGGCTTAATCACCGACCTGCTGAACACCTACTCGACCTTTATGGTACATGATAAAACCAATTACCGGGTCAATGAGCCAAGCAGCTCCGGTAAGACGTTAACCATTCAGTTTGTCAATCAGCGCCACTATCGGGCGCAGCAGTGCTTTATGTCTGTGGTGCTCATTGATAACGCCGATGGTTCAACCATGCTGGATAAGCGTTATTTCGTCACCAATACTAACCAGTTGTCCATCCAGGATGATCTCTTTAATAGCCTGTCTTTCGTTTTAACACAGCCCTGGCCTGGTCGTATGCGAGAACAACTGGCTCTGTTCAGAACGCCGCAAAATACCGCGCTGATGCGTTTTTATGAGGCGCGCCAACTTATTCTGAGCGGCGATGCGCAAGCGTTAAGTAAAGCCAGCGATATTCTGAATGATATTGTAAAGGAAACACCTGATTTCAAATATGCCTATGAATATAAAGTGCTGGTAGACGTATTACGGCAATCACAACAGCCGTTTGATAAAGAGCAAGTGACCGCGCTGAGCGAGGAATTTAAAAAAATAGATCAAATCCCGGGCGTTGAGAAAACGTCTGTTTATTATAAAATCAAGACCGTCGATCTTTTAGGTAAAGGTGATATCGATGCGGCGTATGAAGAAATCAATAAAAGCATCGAGCTTGAAATGTCATGGTTTAACTATGTCCTGTTGGGGAAAGTTTATGAAATGAAAGGTGAGAATCGTCTGGCTGCTGATGCCTATCTGACTGCCTTTAATTTGCGTCCAGGTGAAAATACGCTGTACTGGATCGAGAATGGCGTATTTCAGACATCCGTTCAGAAAATTGTCCCTTATCTGAATAGTTTTCTGGCAGAAGATTAA